GGTCATGATGCTGTTCAACTAAAACAAGCTCAATTGTTAATTGAAGAAGGCGTTGATGTTCTAGTTGTTGTCCCACATAATGCAGAAGAAGCGGCAAAGATTGTGGAACTTGCTCATGAAAATAATATAAAAGTCATTTCCTATGATCGACTTATTACTAAGAGTAACCTAGATTACTATATTTCCTTTGATAATGAAAAAGTAGGTGTTTTACAAGCAACCGAAATTGTAAAGAACACCTCAAAAGGGAAGTTTGCGTATATTGGTGGTGCAGAAACAGATAATAATGCTATTTTGTTTAGAAAAGGCGCTATGTCAGTTCTACAGCCATTAATTGATAAGGGTGACATTACCTTAATAGCAGATCAGTATACAGATGGATGGGATCCGAAAGTTGCTGAACAAAATATGAAAGAAGCATTAAATAAATCAAGTAATCAAGTAAATGCAGTGGTTGCTGCAAATGATGGAACTGCAGGTGGAGTTATTTCAGCACTAGAAGCTGTCGGGCTAGCAGGCAAAATCCCCGTTTCAGGACAGGATGCTGAATTAAACGGTATTAAACGTATTGTTGAAGGCACTCAAACGATGACTGTTTACAAACCGATTAATGTGATTGCGACCCAGGCAGCGGAAATGGCGTTTAAGGTTGCTAAAGGAGAAAATCCAAAAACGGATACTACCATTAATAATAATAAAATAGAAGTTCCTACGATTTTATTAGAGCCTACTGCCGTAACGAAGGAGACAATTGATTCAACTGTTGTGAAGGATGGCTACTTAGCTAAAGAAGATATTTATGGAAAGTAAAGTTGATTAGTAACTATTTATAAACAGAAAAACGCTGGTGACTTGAAATACAAAGCTACCAGCGTTTTTTCTAATTTTTATTAAACTGCAATTGTATCTTCTTGCTTCTTAACTTGATTTCTTTGCTTTTTTGATTTTCTAAAATAAAGAAGCTCATAAACAACTGGAATCACTACAAGAGTTAAGAGTGTAGCTACACTTAGTCCCCCAATTACTACAATGGCAAGACTTGCAGAAACTAAGTTTCCTGACTCTGCTTCTTTAAATAGTAGTGGTAGCATAGCTGAAATAGTAGCTACTGCTGTCATAATGATTGGTCTCATACGAATGGTTGCAGCTTCAACTACTGCATCACGAATAATCATCGTTTTCTCATTTTGCTTCACTCGATCAAGTAGGACGATCGCATTTGTTACAACAATTCCGATTAACATAAGTGCCCCAAGTAATGCTGTTACATCAACGGAAATACCACTAATCATAATTCCTAGAATTGCACCAATTGCAGCTAGTGGAAGTGAGAACAGAATAGCAATCGGTGCACGGATTGTTTTAAACGTAATCACCATGATTAAGAACACAATTCCAATGGAAGCGAGCATTGTCATAAATAAGTCATTAAAGTCACTTGCTTGGTCTGCACTAGCCCCGCCAACAAACACGTCAATATCATCTGGAATGTC
This genomic stretch from Metabacillus sp. B2-18 harbors:
- a CDS encoding sugar ABC transporter substrate-binding protein; the encoded protein is MLRYYKKTSLSLLLCFVVLITTACSSTEKATSTKTAGKLITNDNVPYVGFLLDTLEEERWYKDKQLFEEHIKSLGGQVKTLAANGHDAVQLKQAQLLIEEGVDVLVVVPHNAEEAAKIVELAHENNIKVISYDRLITKSNLDYYISFDNEKVGVLQATEIVKNTSKGKFAYIGGAETDNNAILFRKGAMSVLQPLIDKGDITLIADQYTDGWDPKVAEQNMKEALNKSSNQVNAVVAANDGTAGGVISALEAVGLAGKIPVSGQDAELNGIKRIVEGTQTMTVYKPINVIATQAAEMAFKVAKGENPKTDTTINNNKIEVPTILLEPTAVTKETIDSTVVKDGYLAKEDIYGK